TCTCAACGAAGAAGAATATGAATTCTGGTGGGAAAAGGTGATACAGGTATGCGATCGTGTAGCAGTGTTCAGCGGTGCGGGATGGGCACAGAAGGGTGCGCAATATTCTGAAGCCCGTTATGGAAAGCGGGATATGAGTTATTTGTTTCCATGCTACGAAAAGGCTGCCGATATGGGTTGGCCCGAAGCGGAAGCAACTGTTGCCTATTGGCAATACATGGGATTCTATTGCGAACAAAATAAAGAAGAGGGCGAACGACGTTTTGCCGCTCTCACTTCTCCTAAAGCTATTTTATGGGGAAAACATTATCGTGCTTTTGTCGAAGAATTTACAGGCGATGAGGCGAAGGCATCACAGATGCGTCATGACCTGCTTGCCGAACTGCCTGAAGGAGAACGTCTGCGTGCTCATGTATATGCAGCGCTGGGAGACGCACTCGACAGGGCGGAAGCTGGTGTGGCGGAGGAAGCAGCTTGCTACGAAAAGTCTTTGGAGGTAGTTCCCAATCTTTATAGTCTTAAAAATCTGGCTACGCTTTATTTCCGTTATCCGGAGCTGAATAAACCGAAAGAACTGGGCTTTGAACTTTGGGAAAAAGCCTGGCGTGCAGGTGTGTGGGCTGCCGCTAACTTCCTGGGGTATACTTATCAGAAAGAAGAATGGCTGGATATGCCGAAAGCTATTGAATGGCTGGAAAAGGGTATGCTTTATTGTGAATCTTACAGTGCGTATGAACTGGCGGTGATCTACCTGTATAATGATGAATATAAGAACGTGGAACGTGGACTGATGTGCCTGAACCGTTGTGTGGAAGATGACTATATAAAGGGTATCGAAAAACTGGCTAATATCTATTTCAACGGTGATTTGGTGGAAGAGGACATGAATCGTGCGAAAGAATTGCTGGAGAAGGCTATTGAGCTGGAGTCGGGAAATGCAGCTTATTGTTTGGGCTGGATGTATGAGCGTGGTTTCTTGTCTGAAGAACCGGATTATGTGAAGGCGTTGGAGCTTTATGAAAAGGCAGCTTCGCTGAATAATGCCGACGGATATTGTCGGATGGCGCTTTACCTGGCTAATGGATATAGCGGTGTAAAAGATGCTGATAAGTCAAGAGAATGTTATGAAAAAGCAGCTGAATTGGGCTCTTGTTTTGCTCTTTTAGAATTGGCGTTCTTGTATGAGAATGGCGATGGAGTGGAGGAGAACTATGAAAAAGCATTTGAACTGATTAGTAAGGCTGCTGAACAAGGTTATCCTTATGCGATGCTCTGTTCTGGTCTTTATATGGAAAAGGGTGTTCTTGGTGAAGCAAAACCGGAAGAGGCTTTCGTTTGGTATACAAAGGCGGCTGAAGCGGGTGATAATGATGCGAACTTTGCTCTGGGACGCTGCTATAAAGAAGGAATCGGAACGAAAGAAGACTGGGATAAGGCACTCGAATGGTTTGGCAAAGGGGCGGAGAAGGGAGAGTCCCGTTGTTTGACAGAGATGGGCCTGGCTTATGAGAATGGCAATGGCGTGGAAGAAAATCCACAAAAGGCTGTGGAGTATATGACGAAAGCGGCAGAACAGGACTATGGTTATGCCCAGTTTAAAATGGGAGATTATTATTTCTTTGGTTGCGGTCCCTGTCTGGAAGACAATAAAAAGGCTGTGGAATGGTATGAGAAGGCTGTGGCCAACGAAATTCCAATGGCTATGTTACGTATGGGTGAGTATTACCTGTATGACTATGACAGTCTGAACGAATCGGAAAAGGCCTTTGCCTATTTCAAGAAAGCTGCCGAATACGAATGGTATAACGAAGGATTGGGTATCTGTTATGAAATGGGTATCGGAGTGGAAGATAATGAAACGGAAGCTTTTAAATATTATACGCTGGCTGCGGATAATGGAAATACGATGAGTATGTATCGTACCGGGCTTTGCTATTACAACGGAGTAGGTGTGAAACAGAACTATGCCGAAGCTTACCGCTGGTTTACGGATGCGGCAGGAAATGAGAATATTGCTGCAACTTATTATCTCGGTAAGATGATGATGTATGGCGAAGGTTGTACTCCTAATCCGGAAGCCGCGGTGCAATGGCTACTGAAAGCTGCCGAAAGAAATAACGACAAAGCACAATTTGAACTTGGAAATGCCTATCTGACAGGAAATGGCGTGGAAGAAAACGATGAAATTGCAATGGAGTGGTTCGAAAAGGCCGCAGAGAATGGCAATGAGAAAGCTCTTAAAATCACCGGAAGGAGGAGAAAGTAAAAGAGGAACATGGAAAAAGAAGGGAATAATCTGTTTCAGGTCAATCTCAAAGGTATGATTGCCTTGTTATCAGAGCACATTTATAGTAACCCGAATACTTTTGTTCGCGAACTGTTGCAGAATTGCGTAGATGCCATCACGGCACTACGCAATATCGACGAGAATTATGAAGGACGTATCGATGTTTTTCTGAATGAGGACAAAACGGTGGTGTTCAGGGATAATGGAATCGGACTGAAAGAGGAGGAAGTTTATCGCTTTCTGACGGTTATCGGAGAGAGTTCAAAACGGGATACTCCCGATGCGGACGATTTTATCGGAAGGTTCGGTATCGGATTGTTATCTTGTTTTGTAGTGACCAATGAAATCACCGTGGAGAGTCGTTCGGCAATGAGCGGACAGCCTGTTTGTTGGTGTGGCAAAGTGGATGGGACGTATCAGCTGACTTTATCGGATGAAGAACGGCCTATCGGGTCGCAGGTAGTATTGCACCCGAAAGGAGACTGGATGCATCTTTTTGAATATGAAACGTTCAAGAAGATACTGGTCAGTTATGGAGAAGTGCTGCCATATCCTATCTATCTGCATTATCAGGGAGAAGAAGAATTGGTAAATACACCTTCGCCTGTATGGCTTGACCCGAAGGCGACTCGTAAAGAACTGCTGGATTATGGGGCAAAAGTATTTCAGTCGTCTGCTCTTGATGCTTTCCGGATTTATACAGAAAGCGGTAAGGTAGAAGGGGTGCTTTATGTTTTGCCTTTCCGCGCACAATTTTCAGTGCGCAACTCTCATAAGGTCTACCTTAAACGTATGCTGTTGAGTGAGGATGATTGCAATTTGTTGCCGCCGTGGGCTTTCTTTATCCGTTGTCTGGTGAATGCGGACGGATTGCTGTCTACTGCCTCCCGCGAGTCTTTGGTAAGCAATGATCAGTTGAAGGATGCACGGAAAGAGATCGGGATGGCTATCAAGGATTATCTGCGGGGATTGGTGCAGAATGACCGCGTCATGTTCAACCGGATCTTGGCTGTTCATCACTTCCATATCAAGGCGATTGCTTCGGAAGACAATGAATTGCTCCGTTTGTTTATGGATTATCTTCCTTTTGAAACAAATAAGGGGGTGCGTGGTTTTGGAAGTATTCGTTCGGCAAGCAATGTGATATGCTATACCAAGAATCTGGAAGATTTCCGTCAGGTACGCCGTATAGCCGGAGCGCAAGGATGGCTGGTGGTGAATGCTGCTTACACTTTTGATGAAACTTTGTTGAAAAAGTATGTTCGTCTGAATCCGGAACTTACTTTGGATGAAATATCTCCTTCACGGTTGCTGGAACAGTTTGGTGAAGTGGAGGCGAATAAAGAGTTTCAGGCTTTTGAAATGAAAGCGAACGACTTGTTGAAGCGGTTTGGCTGT
The Bacteroides luhongzhouii DNA segment above includes these coding regions:
- a CDS encoding tetratricopeptide repeat protein; this encodes MKTLKEKFGELSARIKASGQPARVWFPQYTPASLLNAENWWEALAVCEYALDTKEDEKLTEDFFELIFSAFDCNVEVDLNEEEYEFWWEKVIQVCDRVAVFSGAGWAQKGAQYSEARYGKRDMSYLFPCYEKAADMGWPEAEATVAYWQYMGFYCEQNKEEGERRFAALTSPKAILWGKHYRAFVEEFTGDEAKASQMRHDLLAELPEGERLRAHVYAALGDALDRAEAGVAEEAACYEKSLEVVPNLYSLKNLATLYFRYPELNKPKELGFELWEKAWRAGVWAAANFLGYTYQKEEWLDMPKAIEWLEKGMLYCESYSAYELAVIYLYNDEYKNVERGLMCLNRCVEDDYIKGIEKLANIYFNGDLVEEDMNRAKELLEKAIELESGNAAYCLGWMYERGFLSEEPDYVKALELYEKAASLNNADGYCRMALYLANGYSGVKDADKSRECYEKAAELGSCFALLELAFLYENGDGVEENYEKAFELISKAAEQGYPYAMLCSGLYMEKGVLGEAKPEEAFVWYTKAAEAGDNDANFALGRCYKEGIGTKEDWDKALEWFGKGAEKGESRCLTEMGLAYENGNGVEENPQKAVEYMTKAAEQDYGYAQFKMGDYYFFGCGPCLEDNKKAVEWYEKAVANEIPMAMLRMGEYYLYDYDSLNESEKAFAYFKKAAEYEWYNEGLGICYEMGIGVEDNETEAFKYYTLAADNGNTMSMYRTGLCYYNGVGVKQNYAEAYRWFTDAAGNENIAATYYLGKMMMYGEGCTPNPEAAVQWLLKAAERNNDKAQFELGNAYLTGNGVEENDEIAMEWFEKAAENGNEKALKITGRRRK
- a CDS encoding HSP90 family protein; the encoded protein is MEKEGNNLFQVNLKGMIALLSEHIYSNPNTFVRELLQNCVDAITALRNIDENYEGRIDVFLNEDKTVVFRDNGIGLKEEEVYRFLTVIGESSKRDTPDADDFIGRFGIGLLSCFVVTNEITVESRSAMSGQPVCWCGKVDGTYQLTLSDEERPIGSQVVLHPKGDWMHLFEYETFKKILVSYGEVLPYPIYLHYQGEEELVNTPSPVWLDPKATRKELLDYGAKVFQSSALDAFRIYTESGKVEGVLYVLPFRAQFSVRNSHKVYLKRMLLSEDDCNLLPPWAFFIRCLVNADGLLSTASRESLVSNDQLKDARKEIGMAIKDYLRGLVQNDRVMFNRILAVHHFHIKAIASEDNELLRLFMDYLPFETNKGVRGFGSIRSASNVICYTKNLEDFRQVRRIAGAQGWLVVNAAYTFDETLLKKYVRLNPELTLDEISPSRLLEQFGEVEANKEFQAFEMKANDLLKRFGCVCRLKHFTPVDIPVIFVAEEKENAAKSANNPLAAVLGTVNTAKRIPPTLTFNADNKMVQTLLQIQGDNKLFQHVVHILYVQSLLQGKYPVNSEEMELFNRSLSELMTSKMNDFINFLN